The following coding sequences are from one Acidimicrobiales bacterium window:
- a CDS encoding SDR family oxidoreductase: MDLRLDGKTALVTGASKGIGYAIAELYAACGANVMLSSRKPDALAAAVEQARPSATGVLAFHAANAGDPDAAVETVAATMEEFGSVDILVNNAATNPYFGPAVDVEVSQFDKISDVNLRGPLLWSQAAHRASMAASGGVILNMASIGGMGIEHGIGIYNTSKAGLIHLTRVLASELAPDVRVNAIAPGLVKTDMARALWEEHEEAVAKRIPMRRLGAPVDIAHMALFLASDAASWITGQTFAVDGGLMVAG; this comes from the coding sequence ATGGATCTGCGACTCGACGGGAAGACGGCCCTCGTCACTGGGGCCTCAAAGGGGATCGGCTACGCGATCGCGGAGCTGTACGCGGCGTGCGGCGCCAACGTGATGCTCTCGTCGCGCAAACCCGACGCGCTCGCGGCCGCGGTCGAGCAAGCCCGGCCGTCGGCCACCGGCGTGTTGGCGTTCCACGCGGCCAATGCGGGCGACCCGGACGCGGCGGTCGAGACCGTGGCCGCCACGATGGAGGAGTTCGGGTCCGTCGACATCTTGGTGAACAACGCCGCCACCAACCCATACTTCGGGCCGGCGGTCGACGTGGAAGTGAGCCAGTTCGACAAGATCAGCGACGTCAACTTGCGCGGGCCGCTGCTGTGGTCGCAAGCCGCGCATCGGGCGAGCATGGCTGCCAGCGGCGGGGTGATCTTGAACATGGCGTCGATCGGCGGCATGGGGATCGAGCACGGGATCGGCATCTACAACACCAGCAAGGCCGGGCTGATCCACCTGACCCGGGTTCTGGCCTCGGAGTTGGCGCCCGACGTGCGGGTCAACGCCATCGCCCCGGGTCTCGTGAAGACCGACATGGCGCGGGCGCTGTGGGAGGAGCACGAAGAAGCGGTCGCCAAGCGCATACCGATGCGGCGCCTCGGCGCGCCGGTCGACATCGCCCACATGGCGCTGTTCTTGGCGAGCGACGCAGCGTCGTGGATCACCGGCCAGACGTTCGCGGTCGACGGCGGGCTGATGGTGGCGGGCTGA
- a CDS encoding class I adenylate-forming enzyme family protein, whose translation MIDHFHRAWTDLTGPGGPFELTTATIDGRTVRVYRHAPANLRQLWERSAEFGDRPYVVFEDERHTYDDIHRQVRALAQVLRDRFDIGGGDRVAVAMRNYPEWIVSHWAITALGATTVGCNAWWTGAELEYGLLDSRPRVLIADDERLERVLPHLDAVRAAMALHVISVRSERDLPADADRWDDVVDAAGAPDTLPPAVIEPDDELCVFYTSGTTGTPKGAVLTHCGSVTNVLNCQFMAAAAYAGAQRAAGGPPTPPEPPVGAPPPVVLVSTPLFHVTACHCLLHPGTLAGNTLVFMYKWDAGRALELVERERVTSLSGVPVMSREVLAHADWERRDTSSLAGMGGGGAAFHPDLVAKVDAALPNGLPSTGYGLTETTGVVTSNFGPTCLLKPASCGPVVPTLDARLVDEAGAEMPTGTGSVGRLQVRGAVVFAGYLNRPEATEDVLADGWFDTGDVAFIDDDGFVHLVDRAKDMVNRGGEMISCGEVETAIHEALDVAEVAVFAVPDERLGEEVAAVLVPQRGVTLEPAAVAAALAGRIAAHKVPSRVWVRHDPLPRNANGKFLKRQLRDDYAVPPAS comes from the coding sequence GTGATCGACCACTTCCACCGAGCTTGGACCGACCTCACGGGCCCGGGCGGGCCGTTCGAGTTGACCACGGCCACCATCGACGGTCGGACAGTGCGGGTCTACCGGCACGCGCCGGCGAACTTGCGCCAGTTGTGGGAGCGCTCGGCCGAGTTCGGCGACCGGCCGTACGTGGTGTTCGAAGACGAGCGCCACACGTACGACGACATCCACCGTCAAGTCCGGGCGCTGGCGCAGGTGCTGCGCGACCGATTCGACATCGGCGGGGGCGATCGGGTGGCGGTGGCCATGCGCAACTACCCCGAGTGGATCGTGAGCCATTGGGCGATCACGGCGCTCGGCGCCACCACTGTGGGCTGCAACGCCTGGTGGACCGGGGCGGAGCTCGAGTACGGCCTGCTCGACTCGCGGCCGCGCGTGCTGATCGCCGACGACGAGCGGCTCGAGCGCGTGCTGCCGCACCTCGACGCGGTGCGCGCTGCCATGGCACTGCACGTGATCAGCGTGCGGTCCGAGCGGGACCTCCCCGCCGACGCAGACCGCTGGGACGACGTGGTCGACGCGGCGGGCGCGCCCGACACGCTTCCCCCGGCCGTCATCGAACCCGACGACGAGCTGTGCGTCTTTTACACGTCGGGCACCACCGGCACCCCCAAGGGCGCCGTCCTCACCCATTGTGGCTCGGTCACCAACGTGTTGAACTGCCAGTTCATGGCGGCAGCCGCGTATGCCGGCGCGCAGCGCGCCGCGGGAGGACCGCCGACCCCGCCCGAACCGCCCGTGGGGGCGCCGCCGCCGGTCGTCCTGGTGTCGACGCCGCTGTTCCACGTGACGGCCTGCCACTGCCTGTTGCACCCGGGCACGTTGGCCGGCAACACGCTCGTGTTCATGTACAAGTGGGACGCCGGCCGGGCGCTCGAACTGGTCGAACGTGAGCGCGTCACGTCGCTGTCCGGCGTGCCCGTGATGAGCCGAGAAGTGCTCGCCCACGCCGACTGGGAGCGCCGCGACACGTCGAGCTTGGCGGGCATGGGCGGTGGGGGAGCCGCGTTCCACCCTGATCTGGTGGCCAAAGTCGACGCCGCCTTGCCCAACGGTCTCCCGTCGACCGGCTACGGGCTGACCGAGACCACCGGGGTGGTCACGTCGAACTTCGGTCCCACTTGCCTGCTCAAGCCAGCATCGTGCGGGCCGGTCGTGCCCACCCTCGACGCTCGACTGGTCGACGAAGCGGGCGCCGAGATGCCCACCGGTACCGGCTCGGTGGGTCGGCTCCAAGTGCGGGGTGCCGTCGTGTTCGCCGGGTACCTCAACCGGCCCGAGGCCACTGAGGACGTGCTCGCCGACGGTTGGTTCGACACCGGCGACGTGGCGTTCATCGACGATGACGGGTTCGTGCACCTCGTCGACCGGGCGAAGGACATGGTCAACCGCGGCGGCGAGATGATCTCCTGCGGCGAGGTCGAGACGGCGATCCACGAAGCGCTCGACGTGGCCGAAGTCGCCGTGTTCGCGGTGCCCGACGAGCGCTTGGGCGAGGAGGTCGCCGCGGTTCTGGTACCGCAACGTGGCGTGACGCTCGAACCGGCCGCTGTGGCCGCGGCCCTCGCCGGCCGGATCGCCGCGCACAAAGTGCCGTCGCGGGTGTGGGTGCGCCACGATCCTCTGCCCCGAAACGCCAACGGCAAGTTCCTCAAGCGCCAGCTGCGCGACGACTACGCCGTCCCGCCGGCGTCCTAG